Proteins from a genomic interval of Lycium ferocissimum isolate CSIRO_LF1 chromosome 2, AGI_CSIRO_Lferr_CH_V1, whole genome shotgun sequence:
- the LOC132047387 gene encoding uncharacterized protein LOC132047387: MLSKVLRKAESTDTFLKEVKDEMKNMRDSISNMGQLVSSHSILIKHLGSQLSQIWASLNQKQKGTLSNDTIVDSRNDGEHACKEITTRSGKVLGEEKLVYEEEVVDDETPIVEPIVVEKVNVPKKNRANIETPIVIEEIPRKDKAPEVVAPIPKPLPPFPQRLEKKVDDGKFIKFIEKLKKLSINIPLVETLEQMPGYAKFIKDLVTKRRQASFETVDVTHHCSSIVTKALVQKKEDPRAFISP; encoded by the coding sequence TCAACCGACACTTTTCTCAAAGAGGTGAAggatgaaatgaaaaatatgagggATAGCATAAGCAACATGGGGCAACTTGTAAGCTCTCACTCAATTTTGATTAAGCATTTAGGATCCCAACTTAGCCAAATCTGGGCTTCCCTAAACCAAAAGCAAAAAGGTACACTCTCTAACGACACGATTGTAGACTCTAGGAATGACGGTGAACATGCTTGCAAGGAAATTACTACTAGGAGTGGTAAGGTACTTGGGGAAGAGAAATTGGTATATGAAGAAGAGGTAGTTGATGATGAGACACCTATTGTGGAGCCtattgttgttgaaaaagttAATGTTCCTAAGAAGAACCGGGCGAACATTGAAACACCCATTGTTATTGAAGAGATACCAAGAAAAGACAAGGCCCCCGAAGTAGTAGCACCCATTCCTAAACCTCTGCCGCCATTTCCTCAAAGATTGGAAAAGAAAGTGGATGATGGTAAATTTATCAAGTTTattgaaaaattgaagaaactcTCAATTAATATCCCATTGGTAGAAACACTTGAGCAAATGCCAGGTTATGCGAAATTCATAAAAGATCTTGTGACCAAGAGGAGGCAAGCTAGTTTTGAAACGGTTGATGTTACGCATCATTGTAGCTCTATAGTAACAAAAGCCTTGgttcaaaagaaagaagacccCAGAGCTTTTATTAGTCCTTGA